The region GGCACGAGCCGCTGGGCCTTCAAGTGAGGGTCGTCAGACCAGATGCCGTCGCACGGCACGCTGAGGGCCGTCGCGACGTAGGCGACATCCTCCGGGTCGACCCCTCCGAGCGCGATCGCGGCGGTCTCCCATTGCGCAAGGATCGCCTCCGCGGGCAAGAAGTCGATGTACTTCTCCAGCCGATCGAGGAGTTCGGACGTCGCATCCTCCGACAGCCCCGCACGAATTCGCAGCACGGGGAGGTGCTCGCGCATCTCTGCGCGG is a window of Thermoplasmata archaeon DNA encoding:
- a CDS encoding PIN domain-containing protein translates to MVDANIVVAAFLRDSTVRRLLTLSVLELMAPEFLRAEMREHLPVLRIRAGLSEDATSELLDRLEKYIDFLPAEAILAQWETAAIALGGVDPEDVAYVATALSVPCDGIWSDDPHLKAQRLVPCWTTRELVAALRGDGLKLWESGGLNWSPSKSREGAAPSEPSRLGGRRHRKS